The window CGCGCTGAAAGCGAAAACTCGGCTATGGGACCAATGTCGGTGTCGGTCGCCCAGATCCCCAGTCCGGTTTCGCCGCCACAGGCGAGGTGCCGTCCATTCGGCGAGAACGCGAGCGTGTGGGCGGGCGATGCTGTTCCGCGTGGCAATCGTGACGCGTTGCCTTGTCCGTGCGACAGGAAGACATCCAACCCGTTGCTGACGGCCGTCATGGCCGCCCGGGGACTGTAATCCATGGCGACGATTGGTCCATCGACCTTGACCGGCGTCTCCGCAATGTCACCTAGCGCCGTCAGATGCACTGCCTCGCCAGCCGCCGTGCCGACGAGGAAGCCAGAGTGATGGTATCTGGCCAGCGGGACATCGCCGTCTGCCAGGGCTCCGGTGGCGATCAATGGCGGCGATGGCTTTTCCCTGGGGCGGATCGTGGTCTGGCCAAGATCACCGCTTACCCTGATACGCGACTCCGGCGGCTCCGGGTCCGCGACCGCAGCAATCGCGACCGTTCCATCCACGCTTGAGAACGCGACGGCCGAGTCGTCCGCGCTGAAGCGCAGATCGGCGATCGCCGACGGACGACGCCAGCTGCGCCCCAGCACGTCGAACAGGGTCAGGTTCTGTAATGCGTGCTGGTTCATGGCCATTCCCTTCGTCAGTTGCCGTTCTTCGCCAGGCCGCGGTCGACCTCCTCGATGCCGGCTTCAGCGGCGACGATGCCTTCCTCGCACGTCTTGTATGCCTGCCTGATTGCCGCGGCGCCTTCTTCGGCGTCATGCAAATCCTGCACCAGTTGCTCGGTGGCGCCGCTCCTGCCGATCTCGAGTTCCAGGCGCAGCGCATCCATCTCGATGCCGGCGAGCTTCTGGTTGAGCCGCAGCGCCTCGGCGGTGAGCGCCGAGACCTGGGCGACAAGATCGAGCCGGCGAACGAGCAACGCGTCACGCGCAGCGGCTTGGTCCATCGGATCCTCCGTCATGTTTCGCGCCGAACAATCGGGCCGGGCGGCTTTTCGAAAGCCGAAAGCATTTTTGGCAATGTGCCGGCTTGTGACTGGAACTGCTTTTCGGCCGTCTCGATGTGACTCTTGAGCTGGTCCCAGATGTCGACGCGCATCATCGCAGTCGTGTCCCCGGTGAGACGCTCGATTTCTTCGACGCGGAACTGGCGCGACAGCGAAACGCGGGAAAATACGAAGTCGCGCAGCAGGATGGCATGGCTCTCGATGAACAGATGGATCATCGGATGCGTTTCCGCGGTGACGCCGCCGGCCGCAAGTTCGGCCCGGATGAAGTCCTGGAAGTGGCTTTGCAGGCGCAATTGGCTCTCGCCCGTGAAGCGCATGACAAACACCAGGTCACGGGGCATCAGCCTGACCAGATCGCCGGCAACGGCATTGGACAAATCGGATGGCGGCGGCGGTCGGCTCCGGTTGTCCCTGTCGTTCGGCATAGCCTCTCTCCTGCTGAGCCGCATGAGCGTCGCGCTGAAATAATAGAGAGAGCGGAAGAATTGAATAGATGGCGTGTACTTTTCTGTATGCTGCAGGTGCTAAGTAAATATATTGCGATTGCGAATAGAAGAAAACCATTACAGCCGTAAGTTACAATTGTAAAATAACGTTACAGTTGATGGCGATCTCTGCCGTCGAAATGCGCGTGGGTTGTTTCCAGCGGCCGGATGCGCCCTTATTTCCAAACTGGCACGGCGCTTGCTTTGTCTGTTTCCATAAGAAGCCCATCGCGCTCTCGTCGCGGTGCTAAAAGAACGAAGGAACGGAGGAAGCAGGTCCGCTTCGATACGCCCATCGCAAGTGCGGTTGGCGTAGCGAGCCGCGCCAGACCCCTCACAAACCTTTGCCGCGATCCACTTGAACAGCCCGGCCCTCGGTCGCGCCTGAATGCGCAACCCTTTGTCGTGCCGTTCGCACTCTCACTGGCGGCGCTGTTTGCCGTCTCACGTCCGGATCAAGGGATCCGCGGCTCAAACCTGGTGGAGGCTTATGACGATGTCGTCTTTGACGCTCAACAAGATTACCTCGCAACGCGGCATTTCCGTAGGCGAGGCGACGAAGAAGATTTCCGACCTCGGTTGGAACCCGACCTATGTCCAGGAAGCGATGACGTTTCCGACCGACTACAAGATCGCCAAGGCGCCGCGCGATCCGATGAAGCAGGTGCTGCGCTCCTATTTCCCGATGCAGGAGGAGAAGGACAATCGCGTCTATGGCGCGCTCGATGCCGCTCTTCGCGGCGACATGTTCCGCAATGTCGAGCCGCGCTGGGTGGAATGGATGAAGCTCTTCCTCGCCATCATTCCCTTCCCGGAAATCTCCGCCGCCCGTTCGATGGCGATGGTGGCGCGGCTGGCGCCCGGCGAGGATCTCAGGACCGGCTTCACCATGCAGATGGTCGACGAGTTCCGCCACTCCACGATCCAGATGAACCTGAAGAAGTGGTACATGGAGAACTACATCGACCCGGCGGGCTTCGACATCACCGAGGAAGCCTTCGGCAAGTGCTATGCGACGACCATCGGCCGCCAGTTCGGCGAAGGCTTCATCACCGGCGACACGATGACGGCCGCGTGCATGTACCTGACCGTCGTCGCCGAGACGGCATTCACCAACACGCTCTTCGTCGCCATGCCCTCCGAGGCGGCGCGCAACGGCGACTACGCGCTGCCGACCGTCTTCCTGTCCGTGCAGTCCGACGAGAGCCGGCACATCGGCAACGGCCACTCGCTGCTGATGGCTGCGCTGAAGGAGCCTGAGAACCACCTGCTGCTCGAGCGCGACATGCGCTACGCCTTCTGGCAGAACCACGCCATCGTCGACGCCGCCATCGGCACCTTCATCGAATACGGCACCACCAATCGCGACAAGAACAAGGAATCCTACGCGGAGATGTGGCACCGCTGGATCTACGAAGACTACTATCGCACCTACATGCTGCCGCTCGAGAAGTACGGCATCAAGATCCACCATGACGATGTCCAGGCAGCCTGGGAGCGCATTACCAAGAAGAACTACGTCCACAAGGTCGGCCAGTTCTTCGCGGTCGGCTGGCCGGTGAACTTCTGGCGCATCGAGGCCCAGACCGACAAGGACTTCGAGTGGTTCGAGCACAAATATCCGGGCTGGTACGCCGAGTTCGGCGACTTCTGGAAATGGTACGCCAAGCTCAGCCACAAGGGCGAGAAGGTGCTCTTGTTCAACAGCGATGTCGGCTACGTCTATCCGCACCGCTGCTGGTCCTGCTTGGTGCCTTGCCTGATCCGCGAGGACATCGTGGTCGACGAGATCGACGGGCAGCTGCACACCTTCGCCCACGAACTCGACCGCTGGACCGCCGTCGAAGCCTTCGCCGATGAGTATCAGGGCCGTCCGACGCCCGCGATGGGCCGCTTCAGCGGCAAGCGCGAGTGGGAGACGCTCTATGACGGCTGGGATCTCGCCGACGCAATCAAGGATCTCAACTTCGTCCGTTCAGACGGCAAGACGCTGATCCCGCAGCCGCATTTGCGTTTTGGCGCCGACGAGCAGTGGACGCTCGACGATGTGCGCGGCAACGTCCTCGGATCGCCGTTAAAGGCGCTTCGCGGCATGTCGCCGGCCGATCGTGAAAAGCACCTGGCCGAGTATCGGGCCGGCTTCACCATCACGTCCTTCAACTGACCATACGAGCGCGGGGGCCGGGTTCCGGCCCCCGCGACATTCCAAAGGAAGGCCATCTCCTGTCCTGCGGACGGGCCGGAGAGGAATTGGGAGGTTATCGATGACTGGTGCTCACACCGTGCGCCTGGAGCCGGTCGGCGTCGAGTTCGAGGTCGAAAACGGCGAGACGGTCCTGAACGCGGCATTCCGCCAGGGGATTGCGCTGCCGCATGGCTGCAAGGAAGGGCAATGCTCGGCCTGCAAATGCGTGCTGCTCGAAGGCGAGGTCGACATGCTGAAATACTCGACCTTCGCCCTCAACGACACCGAGAAGGATGCCGGGCACATCCTGTTGTGCCGGTCCATCGCCTATTCCGACATGCATGTCGAGCTTCTCAACTACGACGAGGAGGTGCTGGCGAAATCAATCGCGGTGAAGACGTTCAAAGGCCGGATCTCGAAATTCGAACATCTGACCCATGACATCCGCGGCATCGAGATCGAGCTCGGCTCGCCGATAAAATTCTGGGCTGGGCAATATGTCGACATCACGGTCACCACGCAAAAAGGGGAGACGATTACGCGCTCGTTCTCCATGGCAAATACGCCGGACCAAACCCAAAAACTTTCCTTCATCATCAAGAAATATCCCGAAGGAAAGTTCTCCGGAGAGCTTGATTCCGGAGGCATCCGCGTCGGAGCCGAAGTCACTGTCGCCGGACCCTATGGAACCTGCTTCCGGCGGGAGGAACGGCAAGGTCCCCTGATCCTGGTCGGCGCGGGCTCCGGCATATCGCCGGTTTGGTCGATCCTCAACGATCACCTGAACAGCGGCGAGAAGCGGGACGTGTTCTTCTTCTACGGCGCGCGGACCCCCACCGACCTGTTCTATCTCGACAGGATCGCCGAGCTTGCCGGCCGCCACCCGGAGCTGAACTTCATCCCGGTGCTGTCGCATGTGAATGGCGAGGCTTGGGACGGCGAGCGCGGCTTCGTCCACCAGAGCGTCGACGCCAAGCTCAAGGAACTGGCGGTCGACGGGCAGGGCGACGTCTATGCCTGCGGTCCGCCGCCCATGATCGATGCGCTGCAGCCGGTCCTGTTCATGAACGGCTTCGAGACCGAACGCATCTTCTTCGACCGGTTCACCACGTCGTCCAGCGCCACCCCGGGCCATTGAGACGGCCCGGAGCCAACGACACCAAAGCAACTGCAACAAGGGAGTGAAGACAATGGTAGCAACGTCGAGTTCAGTCGGATCGGGAGCCGCGGGAGCCGCGATCTTCGCCGATTCCGACAGCCGCAAATATCGGTATTTCGATCCGAAAGGCCAGCGCGCCACCCATTACGAGGATGTCACGGTCGACGTGCAGCCCGATCCCGAGCGCTACCTGATCCAGGACTGGATCATTTCCTTCTCGAACGGCAAGGGCGCCTACATCAAGGACAATACCGCCGCCAGGAGCTCGAACTGGCATGCCTTCCGGGCTCCCGACCAGGAGTGGGAGCGCACGCATTATCAGCGCCAGTCGAAGATCGAGACGATGGTGCAGAGCGTCATCACCAATGCCCGCCGCGCCGGCGCGCCGAAGACCTTCGACAAGGTCTGGGCCAAGCTCCTGCAGGCGCATCTTGGAGCATGGAAACATGCCGAGTTCGGCCTCGGCACTTCGCTGATGCAGGCGCAGCGCTACGGCTACACGCAGATGATCAACAACGCCACGCTGACCAATTCGTCCTACAAGCTGAGGCTCGCCCAGGACATCACGCTTTATCTCGCCGAGATCGGCATGGATATCGCCGGCTGGGACGACGAGCTCGGCAAGAAGCACTGGCTGGAGGACGGTGTCTGGCA is drawn from Mesorhizobium sp. B1-1-8 and contains these coding sequences:
- a CDS encoding WD40 repeat domain-containing protein; this encodes MNQHALQNLTLFDVLGRSWRRPSAIADLRFSADDSAVAFSSVDGTVAIAAVADPEPPESRIRVSGDLGQTTIRPREKPSPPLIATGALADGDVPLARYHHSGFLVGTAAGEAVHLTALGDIAETPVKVDGPIVAMDYSPRAAMTAVSNGLDVFLSHGQGNASRLPRGTASPAHTLAFSPNGRHLACGGETGLGIWATDTDIGPIAEFSLSARPTTVRWSGDGIWLACGLQTGGFALVSVADGRVGAVAGFPSPVRTVCWSPPGNALFASGAFRIAGWSMTAPPLDGETSGALETGRIGLVPVETLAAHPDKRLIAAGYASGRITIAQIGAPDELLVRPLGGAITALAWSGDGRHLAVGSVDGTAAIVTFPAQMFK
- a CDS encoding aromatic/alkene/methane monooxygenase hydroxylase/oxygenase subunit alpha, with the protein product MTMSSLTLNKITSQRGISVGEATKKISDLGWNPTYVQEAMTFPTDYKIAKAPRDPMKQVLRSYFPMQEEKDNRVYGALDAALRGDMFRNVEPRWVEWMKLFLAIIPFPEISAARSMAMVARLAPGEDLRTGFTMQMVDEFRHSTIQMNLKKWYMENYIDPAGFDITEEAFGKCYATTIGRQFGEGFITGDTMTAACMYLTVVAETAFTNTLFVAMPSEAARNGDYALPTVFLSVQSDESRHIGNGHSLLMAALKEPENHLLLERDMRYAFWQNHAIVDAAIGTFIEYGTTNRDKNKESYAEMWHRWIYEDYYRTYMLPLEKYGIKIHHDDVQAAWERITKKNYVHKVGQFFAVGWPVNFWRIEAQTDKDFEWFEHKYPGWYAEFGDFWKWYAKLSHKGEKVLLFNSDVGYVYPHRCWSCLVPCLIREDIVVDEIDGQLHTFAHELDRWTAVEAFADEYQGRPTPAMGRFSGKREWETLYDGWDLADAIKDLNFVRSDGKTLIPQPHLRFGADEQWTLDDVRGNVLGSPLKALRGMSPADREKHLAEYRAGFTITSFN
- a CDS encoding NADH:ubiquinone reductase (Na(+)-transporting) subunit F — translated: MTGAHTVRLEPVGVEFEVENGETVLNAAFRQGIALPHGCKEGQCSACKCVLLEGEVDMLKYSTFALNDTEKDAGHILLCRSIAYSDMHVELLNYDEEVLAKSIAVKTFKGRISKFEHLTHDIRGIEIELGSPIKFWAGQYVDITVTTQKGETITRSFSMANTPDQTQKLSFIIKKYPEGKFSGELDSGGIRVGAEVTVAGPYGTCFRREERQGPLILVGAGSGISPVWSILNDHLNSGEKRDVFFFYGARTPTDLFYLDRIAELAGRHPELNFIPVLSHVNGEAWDGERGFVHQSVDAKLKELAVDGQGDVYACGPPPMIDALQPVLFMNGFETERIFFDRFTTSSSATPGH
- a CDS encoding aromatic/alkene monooxygenase hydroxylase subunit beta is translated as MVATSSSVGSGAAGAAIFADSDSRKYRYFDPKGQRATHYEDVTVDVQPDPERYLIQDWIISFSNGKGAYIKDNTAARSSNWHAFRAPDQEWERTHYQRQSKIETMVQSVITNARRAGAPKTFDKVWAKLLQAHLGAWKHAEFGLGTSLMQAQRYGYTQMINNATLTNSSYKLRLAQDITLYLAEIGMDIAGWDDELGKKHWLEDGVWQGTREAVETIMGTTDYLEQYFAINIVFEPLVGELFRSGFLMQAAAANHDFITPPVISAAEADYERNLANTIDLIYLLANDEKHGAANRKLFQGWVNKHGVLADKAATGLQPIWSMPHSKPISFTDVRAQSEERIGQILGELGLKR